A single Spartinivicinus ruber DNA region contains:
- a CDS encoding phage tail assembly chaperone encodes MVSMTDFFTREKANTGIKLPLTLPDGTETEHYLVIRGVDSDFYQEAVNETRRLVLLDAKNKNSEYTNKEAELTILASLVADWSFDEECTPENIKKFLREAPQIAPKIDSVAGDRSLFFGKKQSN; translated from the coding sequence ATGGTTTCAATGACTGATTTTTTTACCCGTGAAAAGGCGAATACCGGTATTAAATTACCCTTAACACTGCCAGATGGAACAGAAACCGAGCACTACTTAGTCATTCGTGGTGTTGATTCTGATTTTTATCAAGAAGCAGTAAACGAAACTAGGCGATTAGTTTTATTGGATGCAAAAAATAAAAATTCAGAATATACCAACAAAGAAGCAGAGCTAACTATATTGGCTAGCTTAGTAGCTGACTGGTCTTTTGATGAAGAGTGCACGCCAGAAAATATTAAAAAGTTTCTACGCGAAGCGCCGCAAATTGCGCCAAAAATAGACAGTGTGGCGGGTGATCGCTCCCTTTTTTTCGGCAAAAAACAGAGCAACTAG
- a CDS encoding phage tail assembly chaperone yields the protein MQLPPKGSKKSLKAQLLQVYKATGKKPKELAEQPKCPEELEYIFHWWLEVRSSETLTFTELYHWSELTKKNLRAWEVDLIRSLDRIYWNIINDDSGTAANSS from the coding sequence TTGCAATTACCCCCTAAAGGCTCGAAAAAATCCTTAAAAGCACAGCTTTTACAGGTTTATAAAGCAACAGGTAAAAAGCCTAAAGAGTTAGCAGAGCAGCCCAAATGCCCGGAAGAATTAGAATACATTTTTCACTGGTGGCTTGAAGTACGCAGCAGCGAAACCCTTACATTCACAGAGTTATACCACTGGTCAGAGCTAACTAAAAAGAATTTGCGAGCCTGGGAAGTCGATTTAATCCGCTCCTTAGATCGTATTTACTGGAATATCATTAATGACGACAGCGGCACAGCTGCAAATAGCAGTTGA
- a CDS encoding tape measure protein has translation MTTAAQLQIAVETTGVNTATSVLQQLAIQGQRSERATDGLTDAIRDLVRQGRLTEQAVNRLGVSLDRLEGDTQDAARATDGLANSFSRVKGVLSAIAGSMAIREVVQAADAFAKMQAQLDLVSSSASEARQSYSALFDLAQESRADIEATVGLYSKLARSTKEMSLSNEQLLAITETVNKSFKISGASAEEAKYSIIQLGQGLASGVLRGDEFNSVMENAPRLARAMADELNLTTGELRALAQEGKLTSKVVAGSILNQANAIREEYKKIPRTVGDALTQLKNDFTNAFGRTDVTPLTSAIDDLRKLIADEGFQQSVVALGTAITKVIGAAGEGLSELVDLGRQIGTLAAKASGSTDEIEDLRQAITRLQTLQNSSDLSRTGIFYIDGEFDLHLDQQEIAEALENKKTQLNELLKKYGFSPEYDDSGAKIKPNKAEGKIDVSFSVSGNLEAVQKRIAALNEEASTLGMTARAIDIYKASQQEATKADLKAINAAYDKIEAYQNQQKFDALAQSLRTEEELIKDNYKTSLEIVRNNTTATAELRQRLTGRVTAEYHKELAALKKQKADEIQTIKDSLATEEELILSSYDKRLNQILEKTRTGSKLQQDLLERLNKKFATNVLDGFRSSPKSTDEKIADLEDEYKRAQNVVLKRTQITEEEKTKLLVQLAEERQKRLEEIEKNSEVNKVRNALKTEPERATDLFQERLKTIDESGESEEEKDSLRGRATKQYATDVLGDFAKEQTIEEKINKINEDAEKTREAILANEALTQEQQTELVSELTKQRNEQVQQLNDQKNQQMLATSGKFFDGMAGLAKAYAGEQSGIYRALFAVSKAHALAEALLEAKSLYMKAAASAPPPANAVPIALAVAQGAAGVAQVAAVNFSGAYDKGGHIPAGKFGLVGEYGPEFVNGPANVTSRKDTTKMLEQASQKAEATPPPQVNVRVVNAVDPAIVGDFLDTHEGEQLIMNVVRRNQGALS, from the coding sequence ATGACGACAGCGGCACAGCTGCAAATAGCAGTTGAAACAACAGGAGTTAACACTGCAACTAGTGTATTGCAGCAGTTAGCTATTCAAGGCCAGAGATCAGAAAGGGCTACAGACGGCTTAACAGATGCTATTAGAGACTTAGTAAGGCAAGGAAGACTAACCGAACAAGCTGTTAACCGTTTGGGTGTTTCGCTGGATCGCTTAGAAGGTGACACCCAAGACGCCGCTAGAGCAACAGATGGTTTAGCAAACTCCTTTTCTCGTGTTAAAGGTGTGTTAAGTGCTATTGCTGGCTCAATGGCCATTAGAGAAGTTGTGCAAGCCGCTGATGCATTTGCAAAGATGCAAGCGCAATTAGATTTAGTTTCAAGCTCTGCAAGTGAGGCTCGACAGTCTTACTCTGCTCTTTTTGATTTAGCGCAAGAGTCGAGAGCCGATATTGAAGCAACTGTCGGACTTTATTCAAAGCTAGCTCGCAGTACAAAGGAGATGTCATTAAGTAATGAGCAGCTTTTAGCCATCACAGAGACGGTAAACAAGTCATTTAAAATCAGTGGTGCTAGCGCAGAAGAGGCCAAATATTCAATTATTCAGCTTGGCCAAGGCTTGGCTTCTGGTGTGCTACGTGGTGATGAGTTTAACAGCGTAATGGAAAACGCCCCTCGTCTTGCGCGTGCTATGGCTGACGAACTGAACCTGACTACCGGGGAACTAAGAGCATTAGCCCAAGAAGGAAAGCTGACTAGTAAAGTAGTTGCAGGTTCAATATTAAACCAAGCCAATGCAATACGAGAGGAGTATAAAAAAATACCCCGTACAGTTGGCGATGCGTTAACCCAACTAAAAAACGATTTTACAAACGCCTTTGGTCGTACTGACGTAACACCACTAACTAGCGCTATTGATGACCTTAGAAAGCTGATAGCTGACGAAGGCTTTCAACAAAGCGTTGTTGCACTGGGAACCGCTATTACAAAGGTAATTGGTGCTGCTGGGGAGGGTTTATCAGAACTAGTTGACCTTGGGCGGCAAATTGGAACGCTTGCAGCTAAGGCTTCCGGCTCTACTGATGAAATAGAAGATTTAAGGCAGGCAATTACACGCCTTCAAACGCTACAAAACAGTAGCGACCTAAGCCGTACAGGTATCTTTTATATTGATGGGGAATTTGATTTACACCTAGACCAGCAAGAAATAGCTGAAGCTTTAGAAAATAAAAAAACACAGCTCAATGAGCTGTTAAAAAAGTATGGTTTTTCACCTGAATACGATGACTCAGGCGCTAAGATTAAGCCCAACAAGGCAGAAGGCAAAATAGACGTAAGCTTTAGTGTTTCAGGCAACCTTGAGGCTGTTCAAAAGAGAATAGCCGCATTAAACGAAGAAGCGTCAACCCTTGGTATGACTGCCAGGGCGATTGATATTTACAAGGCCAGTCAACAAGAAGCAACCAAAGCCGACTTAAAAGCAATTAATGCAGCTTACGACAAGATCGAAGCTTACCAAAATCAGCAAAAATTTGATGCTTTAGCTCAGTCCCTGAGAACTGAAGAAGAACTAATCAAGGATAACTATAAAACTAGCCTGGAGATTGTTAGAAATAACACAACAGCCACAGCCGAGTTAAGGCAAAGACTAACAGGCCGTGTAACTGCTGAATATCACAAAGAGCTAGCAGCACTCAAGAAGCAAAAAGCGGATGAAATACAAACAATAAAAGACTCTTTAGCTACTGAAGAAGAGCTTATTTTGTCCAGCTATGACAAGCGCCTTAACCAGATTTTAGAGAAAACCCGTACAGGCTCAAAGTTACAGCAAGACCTTTTAGAGCGGCTTAACAAGAAGTTTGCTACTAACGTGCTTGATGGTTTTAGAAGTAGCCCAAAATCTACAGATGAAAAAATAGCCGATTTAGAAGACGAATATAAAAGGGCTCAAAATGTTGTACTCAAGCGAACCCAAATTACGGAGGAAGAAAAAACCAAGCTATTAGTTCAGCTAGCAGAAGAGCGCCAAAAGCGGCTAGAAGAAATTGAGAAAAACAGCGAAGTTAACAAGGTTAGAAACGCCTTAAAAACCGAACCAGAGCGAGCTACAGACCTTTTTCAAGAGCGTTTAAAAACCATTGATGAGTCTGGCGAAAGTGAAGAGGAAAAGGATAGCTTAAGAGGCCGAGCGACAAAGCAATATGCAACTGACGTACTTGGTGACTTTGCTAAAGAGCAAACAATTGAAGAAAAAATAAACAAAATTAATGAGGATGCCGAGAAAACAAGAGAGGCTATTTTAGCTAACGAAGCCTTAACACAAGAGCAGCAAACCGAGTTAGTTAGCGAGTTAACCAAACAACGAAATGAGCAAGTACAGCAGTTAAACGACCAAAAAAACCAACAAATGCTAGCCACCTCTGGCAAGTTCTTTGATGGTATGGCAGGGCTAGCCAAGGCTTACGCGGGTGAACAATCCGGCATTTATCGCGCTCTATTTGCTGTATCTAAAGCCCACGCTTTGGCGGAAGCGCTACTAGAAGCAAAATCTTTGTACATGAAAGCAGCCGCGAGCGCCCCACCTCCCGCAAATGCTGTACCTATTGCTTTAGCTGTCGCCCAAGGTGCTGCAGGCGTTGCACAAGTTGCAGCGGTTAACTTCTCTGGCGCATACGACAAAGGTGGCCATATTCCGGCGGGTAAATTCGGCTTAGTGGGTGAGTACGGCCCTGAATTTGTCAATGGCCCAGCAAACGTCACAAGCCGTAAAGACACAACCAAAATGTTAGAGCAGGCTAGTCAAAAAGCAGAAGCAACACCACCGCCCCAAGTAAATGTAAGGGTTGTTAATGCTGTAGACCCTGCAATAGTTGGCGATTTCTTAGATACCCACGAAGGCGAGCAGTTAATTATGAATGTTGTTAGAAGAAACCAGGGAGCCTTGAGCTAA